A section of the Flavobacterium sp. CG_23.5 genome encodes:
- a CDS encoding ferritin-like domain-containing protein codes for MESKMNKQESEKEVVKAKANAAQGLRELFEVGLKDIYSAEKVLSKSLPKMVSNASSPELVTALKNHLTETEHHVSRLEKIFEVTGIKPTAKKCEAMEGLIKESNVTMEATKLGNVRDAGIIAAGQKVKHYEIATYGTLHAFAQTLGESKAAEMLAMTLNEQKKTDAALTGIALSAINKQAASLSMKH; via the coding sequence ATGGAATCGAAAATGAATAAACAAGAAAGCGAAAAAGAAGTTGTAAAAGCAAAAGCAAATGCAGCTCAAGGCTTGAGAGAATTATTTGAAGTTGGTTTAAAAGACATTTACTCTGCTGAAAAAGTGTTGAGTAAAAGTTTACCAAAAATGGTTAGTAATGCTTCCTCTCCAGAATTAGTGACTGCCTTAAAAAATCATTTAACTGAAACAGAACATCACGTTTCCCGTTTAGAAAAAATATTTGAAGTAACCGGAATAAAACCGACTGCGAAAAAATGTGAAGCAATGGAAGGATTAATAAAAGAGAGCAATGTCACAATGGAAGCAACCAAACTAGGAAATGTACGCGACGCAGGAATCATTGCGGCGGGACAAAAGGTTAAACATTATGAAATTGCTACTTATGGAACTTTACATGCCTTTGCTCAAACACTAGGTGAAAGTAAAGCCGCAGAAATGCTGGCTATGACGCTCAATGAACAGAAAAAAACAGATGCCGCGTTAACTGGAATTGCATTATCGGCAATTAATAAACAAGCAGCATCATTAAGTATGAAACACTAA
- a CDS encoding tyrosine-type recombinase/integrase, whose protein sequence is MLKSEGLPYEYLHLPPIKHDQKIPTILSKEEVWRLLTSCQLLKHRMLIGLLYGCGLRCMEARSVRLQDLDFDREQLKVVQGKGKKDRYVPLSKHLIRGL, encoded by the coding sequence TTGCTTAAATCAGAGGGCTTGCCTTATGAATACCTACATTTACCCCCGATAAAGCACGATCAAAAAATCCCTACGATTCTCAGTAAAGAAGAAGTTTGGCGGTTGCTTACTAGTTGCCAACTCCTGAAACATAGAATGCTTATTGGACTTTTGTATGGCTGTGGATTACGTTGCATGGAAGCCCGAAGTGTGCGTTTGCAAGACTTGGATTTTGATCGCGAGCAACTCAAAGTGGTGCAAGGCAAAGGTAAAAAAGACCGCTATGTTCCGCTATCCAAACATTTAATTAGAGGACTCTAA
- a CDS encoding L-dopachrome tautomerase-related protein produces MKNILYLLSVFIVVISCKQTTTKKIDAETSKQTDTVTKQVQQVAEFKGQQITGVTVSSTGRIFVNFPRWRKGVKNSVVEITKDNQKLPYPNKEWNSWEIGSAVENQKFIGVQSVIAFENKLYVLDTRNPLFGTVLDAPRLFVFNLSDNKLEKTYLLQKDSYYPNSYINDLRVDKKNNKIYCTDSGRAGLIVLDITSGKSTRVLDNHFSTKAEQSYLTFNNKKWKNTVNSDGIALDTKNDVLYFHALTGYSLYSVSTKVLANANNNEVEKSVKLVAKTSAPDGMILDENGNLYFADLENNKIMYRKQDGSIHILVVGDKIRWADTFSIYNHDLYFTNSRINEVTGDISTMTFTLNKIELSKN; encoded by the coding sequence ATGAAAAATATTCTTTATTTACTCTCCGTTTTTATAGTGGTAATTTCGTGTAAACAAACAACTACCAAAAAAATAGACGCCGAAACTTCAAAACAAACTGACACTGTTACTAAACAAGTTCAACAAGTGGCTGAATTTAAGGGGCAGCAAATTACTGGTGTCACTGTCAGCTCAACAGGTAGGATTTTTGTAAACTTCCCCCGATGGAGAAAAGGTGTTAAAAATTCCGTGGTTGAAATTACCAAAGACAATCAAAAATTACCGTATCCCAACAAAGAATGGAATTCTTGGGAAATTGGTAGCGCCGTTGAAAACCAAAAATTTATTGGAGTCCAATCAGTTATTGCTTTTGAAAACAAATTGTATGTATTAGACACCCGTAATCCATTATTTGGTACCGTTTTAGATGCTCCAAGACTTTTTGTCTTCAATTTAAGTGATAATAAATTGGAGAAAACCTATCTGCTACAAAAAGATAGTTATTATCCGAATTCTTATATCAACGATTTACGTGTGGATAAAAAAAACAATAAAATCTATTGTACTGATTCTGGCAGAGCCGGTTTAATTGTACTGGATATAACTTCTGGGAAATCTACCAGAGTTTTAGACAACCATTTCTCCACAAAAGCGGAGCAATCCTATTTGACTTTCAACAACAAAAAATGGAAAAACACTGTTAATTCTGACGGAATTGCATTGGATACTAAAAATGACGTACTCTATTTTCATGCATTAACAGGCTACAGTTTATATTCCGTAAGTACAAAAGTATTAGCCAATGCAAACAATAATGAAGTCGAAAAATCAGTTAAATTAGTGGCAAAAACATCGGCACCAGATGGAATGATACTCGACGAAAATGGCAATTTATATTTTGCTGATTTAGAAAACAACAAAATCATGTACCGAAAACAAGATGGCAGCATCCATATTCTTGTAGTAGGCGATAAAATTAGATGGGCGGATACATTTAGTATTTATAACCACGATTTGTATTTCACCAACTCTAGAATTAATGAAGTTACAGGCGATATTTCAACTATGACTTTTACTTTGAATAAAATAGAATTATCTAAAAATTAA
- a CDS encoding PAS domain S-box protein has translation MDKKNQGKAHHTEPLSMDAIELTFQGLISQAPVAITTFLGPTFILQTVNKTALEIWGKTQEEVLHKTLLEISPELEVGLKQIFDQVYSTGNQFISNEILLQVNRNGKIENGYFNSIYQALRDLNNKIYGITVVTTEVTDSVNARKQIEESEKLLSNILSQSLMAIAIFKGSEMVLEFANDSMFNVLGKGTTILNKPLLEGVPELKDQVFPQLLAGVYATGVPFEASETKTILVRNGIPVDAYFNFIYQPYKDFDETITGITVFAFEVTEQVLAKKQIEANEEFNRTILESSPDCLKVLDMEGRIQFMNFNGLCQMEIDDFSTVKNTNWFTLWGSENEALVKASVDKALTGETANFTAFCPTVKGTPKWWDVVLSPIGKPGEPVQQLISVSRDITEKKKSEEALEKMATHLKLSTDSANVGTWSLDIKTQKLEWSALHKKMWGYDEKQEDLEYVDWYKIIVNEDKENTFRKVEEARTNHSIYEVEYRIERANDKVIRWMKAVGRYHYNEAGESITLTGISLDITEQKEAEEKIAESENQFRTFANSIQNLAWIASGDGWIYWYNQRWHDYTGTTLEEMQGWGWEKVHHPDYVNKVVEFIKEAWKKGEAWELTFPLRRHDGKYYWFLTRAYPVKDAKGNIERWIGTNTDIDEQKRFSEELTEANAKAETALYSKQQFLANMSHEIRTPMTAIVGFTKVLLKSDLSVKQKEYVKAIKTSGDALIVLINDILDLAKVDTGKMTFEETPFKMDLLISNIILLFELKSQEKNLALIEEYDKNIPELLLGDAVRLQQIILNLLSNALKFTTKGKINIMVRLLKEDEENVTIDFAITDTGIGIPEDKIESIFENFQQATSSTSRIYGGTGLGLAICKQLVEKQGGTISVKSKVNEGSSFSFSLTFKKALTAIKLTDTEDILYSEIKDIKVLVVEDVKLNQMLMRIILDDFQFKHDIADNGKIAIEKMQTEIYDIILMDLQMPVMDGFATTEYIRNTLNSNIPIIALTADVTTVDLEKCKLAGMNDYISKPLDERILYSKIVSLLKTK, from the coding sequence ATGGACAAAAAAAATCAGGGCAAAGCACATCACACAGAGCCATTGTCTATGGATGCTATTGAATTGACATTCCAAGGCCTTATTTCGCAAGCTCCAGTAGCTATAACCACATTTCTTGGTCCAACTTTTATTTTACAAACAGTTAATAAAACTGCACTCGAAATTTGGGGAAAAACACAGGAGGAGGTACTTCATAAAACTCTTTTAGAAATTTCACCTGAATTGGAAGTTGGCTTAAAACAAATATTCGACCAAGTGTATAGTACTGGTAACCAATTTATCTCTAATGAAATACTACTTCAAGTTAACCGTAATGGAAAAATAGAAAATGGTTACTTTAATTCGATTTATCAAGCATTGCGAGATTTAAACAATAAAATTTACGGCATCACAGTAGTAACAACAGAGGTAACAGATTCTGTGAACGCCCGCAAACAAATTGAAGAAAGCGAAAAGCTTCTCAGCAATATTCTTTCGCAATCCCTTATGGCAATTGCTATTTTTAAAGGATCTGAAATGGTATTAGAATTTGCAAATGATTCAATGTTTAATGTGCTGGGAAAAGGAACTACTATACTTAATAAACCGCTGTTAGAAGGAGTACCCGAATTAAAAGACCAGGTGTTTCCTCAGTTGCTTGCCGGTGTTTACGCTACCGGAGTTCCTTTTGAAGCATCCGAAACCAAAACCATACTGGTGCGCAACGGAATACCCGTTGATGCTTATTTCAATTTTATATATCAGCCTTACAAGGATTTTGATGAAACCATTACAGGCATTACCGTATTCGCCTTTGAAGTAACCGAACAAGTGCTTGCAAAAAAACAAATTGAAGCAAACGAAGAGTTTAACCGCACCATTTTAGAAAGTAGCCCTGATTGTTTAAAAGTATTAGATATGGAAGGTCGTATTCAATTTATGAACTTCAATGGGCTTTGCCAGATGGAGATAGATGACTTTTCCACGGTTAAAAACACAAATTGGTTTACGCTTTGGGGCAGTGAAAATGAAGCATTAGTAAAAGCTTCGGTTGACAAAGCATTGACAGGAGAAACCGCAAACTTCACAGCATTTTGCCCTACTGTTAAAGGTACACCCAAATGGTGGGATGTGGTGTTATCGCCTATTGGTAAACCTGGTGAACCCGTGCAGCAGCTCATTTCCGTTTCAAGAGACATTACCGAAAAAAAGAAATCGGAAGAAGCATTAGAAAAAATGGCCACGCACTTAAAGCTTTCCACCGATTCGGCAAATGTTGGCACCTGGTCGTTAGACATAAAAACACAAAAATTAGAATGGAGTGCCCTGCATAAAAAAATGTGGGGATATGATGAAAAGCAAGAAGACCTTGAATATGTAGACTGGTATAAAATTATTGTTAATGAGGATAAAGAAAATACTTTTAGAAAAGTAGAAGAAGCAAGAACAAATCACTCTATTTATGAAGTAGAATACCGGATTGAAAGAGCAAATGACAAAGTCATTCGCTGGATGAAAGCCGTTGGCCGGTACCATTATAACGAAGCCGGAGAATCTATAACGCTTACCGGAATAAGCTTAGACATTACTGAACAGAAAGAAGCAGAAGAAAAAATTGCAGAAAGCGAAAACCAATTCCGCACTTTTGCAAACAGCATTCAAAATCTTGCATGGATCGCGAGTGGTGACGGATGGATTTACTGGTATAACCAGCGATGGCATGATTACACTGGAACCACGCTGGAAGAAATGCAAGGTTGGGGATGGGAAAAAGTCCATCATCCCGACTACGTAAATAAAGTTGTGGAGTTTATTAAAGAAGCATGGAAGAAAGGCGAAGCCTGGGAATTGACCTTCCCGCTTCGCAGGCATGATGGCAAATATTATTGGTTTTTAACCCGTGCCTATCCTGTAAAAGATGCCAAAGGAAATATTGAGCGATGGATAGGAACAAATACCGATATTGATGAACAGAAAAGATTTAGCGAAGAATTGACAGAAGCAAATGCAAAAGCAGAAACTGCCTTGTACTCCAAGCAACAATTTTTAGCAAACATGAGCCACGAAATCCGCACACCAATGACTGCCATTGTTGGATTTACAAAAGTGTTACTAAAATCAGATTTATCGGTAAAACAAAAAGAATATGTAAAAGCCATAAAAACTAGTGGTGATGCACTCATTGTCCTAATTAATGATATACTTGATTTAGCAAAAGTAGATACAGGAAAAATGACATTTGAAGAGACACCATTCAAAATGGACTTATTAATATCAAACATAATTCTATTGTTTGAATTGAAAAGCCAGGAAAAGAATTTAGCGTTGATTGAAGAATACGATAAAAATATTCCAGAGTTATTGTTGGGCGATGCAGTGCGTTTGCAGCAAATTATTTTAAATCTTTTGAGTAATGCTTTAAAGTTTACAACCAAAGGGAAAATTAACATAATGGTTCGTTTGTTGAAGGAAGACGAAGAGAATGTGACCATTGATTTTGCAATAACCGACACAGGAATTGGGATACCAGAAGATAAAATAGAATCCATTTTTGAAAATTTTCAGCAAGCAACAAGTTCCACTTCAAGAATATACGGAGGAACAGGATTAGGTCTTGCGATCTGTAAACAGTTAGTAGAAAAACAAGGCGGAACAATTTCAGTAAAAAGTAAAGTTAATGAAGGTTCATCTTTTAGTTTTTCTTTAACTTTTAAAAAAGCCCTTACAGCAATTAAACTAACAGATACAGAGGATATTTTATACAGTGAAATTAAGGACATAAAAGTATTAGTGGTTGAAGACGTTAAACTCAATCAAATGTTGATGCGAATAATTTTAGACGATTTCCAATTTAAGCATGATATTGCCGACAACGGAAAAATTGCAATTGAAAAAATGCAAACAGAGATTTACGATATTATTTTAATGGATTTACAAATGCCAGTGATGGATGGATTTGCAACCACAGAATATATTCGAAATACACTGAATTCAAATATTCCAATTATTGCTCTAACAGCAGATGTGACAACAGTTGATCTAGAAAAATGTAAACTTGCTGGAATGAATGATTATATTTCAAAACCTCTTGATGAAAGAATATTATACAGTAAAATAGTTAGCTTATTAAAAACTAAATAG
- a CDS encoding Dps family protein yields MNTTNRIGLDTDKAKHLAEKLNDLLANYSIFYQNTRGYHWNIKGEKFFELHVKFEELYNDLLLKIDEVAERILTLGHTPKHNYTDYRSTSKIKESVLVSDGIKAVEDILTSFQTIIILQRELLTISDDAQDEGTNALMSDYIRLQEKLVWMYSSFLNK; encoded by the coding sequence ATGAATACTACAAATCGAATTGGACTTGACACTGACAAAGCAAAACATTTGGCCGAAAAACTAAATGATCTTTTGGCCAACTATTCCATATTTTACCAAAACACGAGAGGTTATCATTGGAATATTAAAGGCGAAAAATTTTTTGAACTTCATGTAAAGTTTGAAGAACTATATAATGACTTGCTGTTGAAAATAGACGAAGTTGCAGAAAGAATTTTAACATTGGGACATACGCCAAAGCATAACTACACGGACTACCGTAGTACATCTAAAATTAAAGAAAGTGTTCTAGTGAGTGATGGTATAAAAGCGGTCGAAGATATTTTAACTTCATTTCAAACCATAATAATACTGCAACGAGAGCTACTTACAATTTCTGACGACGCACAAGACGAAGGAACGAACGCCTTAATGAGTGACTACATAAGATTGCAAGAAAAATTGGTATGGATGTATTCTTCTTTTCTGAATAAGTAA
- a CDS encoding YkvA family protein — MLKKIKVWASKLKQQARILQIVYQDQRTPITAKILIWITLGYLFSPIELIPDFIPVLGLVDDIIIVPILIAFAIKLVPKAVWADAEDKVQNQPQEKWKLNWMVLLFICCAWLTCAYFIYNFVKIHYYK; from the coding sequence ATGCTTAAAAAAATTAAAGTTTGGGCTTCCAAATTAAAACAACAAGCTCGCATATTACAAATTGTATATCAGGACCAACGCACGCCAATTACAGCAAAAATACTTATTTGGATTACCTTAGGGTACTTATTTAGCCCTATAGAACTCATACCTGACTTCATTCCTGTTCTAGGTTTGGTTGACGATATTATAATTGTCCCAATACTAATCGCTTTTGCCATAAAACTAGTCCCAAAAGCGGTTTGGGCAGATGCGGAAGATAAGGTCCAAAATCAGCCACAAGAAAAATGGAAATTGAATTGGATGGTACTACTATTTATATGTTGCGCGTGGTTAACTTGTGCTTATTTTATTTATAATTTTGTAAAAATCCACTATTATAAATGA
- a CDS encoding alpha/beta hydrolase produces the protein MRFSLGFLLLLNGVFLVSCSSKKITDTSYLSSSKAKETNIPQLNIFVPKNTKGSASPVLIFVHGGNWNSGRKGTYDLLGRNFANKGVITVIPDYTLSPAADYDTMTKQIAAVIKWTKDNISKYNGNPNQIFITGHSAGGHLGALAVMNPKYGIDPKSISGIILNDAAGLDMKNYLEQNPPTAENDYVATWTKSPANWREASPIYFLDKNTPPFLIYFGDKTYNSIKTANKRFLDALQPYQAGVVPIRLNKKHIPMVVQYFWPWSDRFDEVVDFMKLHTK, from the coding sequence ATGCGTTTTTCACTTGGTTTCCTACTACTTTTAAATGGTGTCTTTTTAGTAAGTTGCAGTTCTAAAAAAATTACTGACACTTCTTATTTATCCTCTTCAAAAGCGAAAGAGACAAATATTCCACAATTAAATATTTTTGTACCTAAAAATACAAAAGGATCAGCAAGTCCCGTTTTAATTTTCGTTCATGGCGGAAACTGGAACAGTGGACGAAAAGGAACCTATGATTTGCTGGGTAGAAATTTTGCAAACAAAGGAGTGATTACCGTTATTCCGGATTATACTTTGAGTCCGGCGGCTGATTATGATACAATGACCAAGCAAATTGCAGCGGTGATAAAATGGACCAAAGACAATATTAGCAAATACAATGGCAATCCAAATCAAATCTTTATCACTGGACATTCTGCGGGTGGACATCTTGGCGCTTTGGCTGTTATGAATCCAAAATACGGAATTGATCCGAAAAGTATTTCAGGTATAATCTTGAATGATGCTGCAGGTCTCGATATGAAGAATTATTTAGAACAAAATCCTCCAACTGCCGAAAATGATTACGTAGCGACTTGGACAAAAAGTCCTGCCAATTGGAGGGAAGCTTCCCCCATTTATTTTTTAGACAAAAACACACCTCCTTTTTTGATTTATTTTGGGGATAAAACCTATAACTCTATAAAAACGGCTAACAAACGTTTTCTCGATGCTTTGCAGCCTTACCAAGCGGGCGTAGTTCCCATTCGTCTGAATAAAAAGCACATTCCGATGGTGGTTCAGTATTTTTGGCCCTGGAGCGACCGTTTTGATGAAGTTGTTGACTTTATGAAATTGCATACAAAGTAA
- a CDS encoding rhodanese-like domain-containing protein, protein MINTIKKILGFGPKVDYATLVKQGAIILDVRSKGEFSGGHINGSINISVDMLSSNLAKLKDKNKTIITCCASGMRSASAKSILKSNGYSQVYNGGGWSSLQNKIKS, encoded by the coding sequence ATGATAAATACAATCAAAAAAATATTGGGTTTTGGACCAAAAGTTGACTATGCCACTTTAGTAAAACAAGGCGCCATTATTCTGGATGTACGAAGCAAAGGGGAATTCTCGGGAGGACACATTAATGGTTCCATTAACATTTCGGTAGATATGTTAAGTAGCAACTTAGCTAAACTAAAAGATAAAAACAAAACAATTATTACCTGTTGTGCTTCGGGAATGCGGAGTGCTTCTGCTAAAAGTATTCTGAAATCAAATGGTTATTCACAGGTGTATAATGGAGGTGGATGGAGCAGCCTGCAAAACAAAATAAAATCGTAA
- a CDS encoding HPF/RaiA family ribosome-associated protein, whose product MEIITQFVRTNKNNTAQKLVTEKLELITKHFDWVIRANVIFKEDKVTYGKGKICEIILSCPGVLLFASADNESFEVAIAESIRDLEIQLHKRKSELQTF is encoded by the coding sequence ATGGAAATAATTACTCAATTTGTTCGAACAAACAAAAATAATACCGCGCAAAAATTAGTGACCGAAAAACTGGAACTTATTACCAAACATTTTGATTGGGTAATTCGGGCAAATGTTATATTCAAAGAAGATAAAGTCACTTATGGTAAAGGCAAAATATGCGAAATTATTTTAAGTTGTCCCGGTGTTCTGCTATTTGCTTCCGCTGATAATGAATCTTTTGAAGTGGCAATCGCAGAAAGTATTAGAGATCTAGAAATACAATTGCATAAACGAAAAAGTGAACTACAAACTTTCTAG
- a CDS encoding thioredoxin-like domain-containing protein: MKNTITILLSLFFLNIVAQNKVECDKLLSKEIDIEINDLEKFQSDFSNFKNCGLDSVDLEIFSNNSILATILITLTSENKNEKITYGTLLSKLLDFKKSEQYPKIREVTLISKELSTKIARIENWNEDKIKLKKLEISESYLVKMHDFVKENSESKTYKEIFMVLNEEQNKNKVTTLKKSEDYSDIFTNYGNADLADLLKKANTLNKPLIIYFTGYGCINSRKIEKNILSEDVIYEKLKNQFYFVSLYLDDKTQLANSEKFTSTSTGILITTIGQKHSNLQIEKFSVNMQPYFAILDSNGHIIATESYLTDKDNFMKFINKGLNTK; encoded by the coding sequence ATGAAAAACACGATTACAATATTACTCTCATTATTTTTTTTGAATATAGTTGCTCAAAATAAAGTTGAATGCGACAAATTATTATCAAAAGAAATTGATATCGAAATAAATGACTTAGAAAAATTTCAAAGTGATTTTTCTAATTTTAAAAATTGTGGATTAGATTCTGTTGACTTAGAGATTTTCTCAAACAATTCAATTTTAGCTACAATACTCATCACACTTACATCCGAAAATAAAAATGAAAAAATAACTTACGGAACTTTATTGAGTAAACTTTTGGATTTTAAAAAAAGTGAGCAATATCCAAAAATTAGAGAAGTAACATTGATTTCAAAAGAACTTTCAACTAAGATTGCTAGAATCGAAAATTGGAATGAGGACAAAATAAAACTTAAAAAACTCGAAATTTCTGAAAGTTATTTAGTTAAAATGCATGATTTTGTAAAAGAAAATTCAGAGTCAAAAACGTATAAAGAAATTTTCATGGTTCTTAATGAAGAACAAAATAAAAATAAAGTTACTACTTTAAAAAAATCAGAGGATTATTCAGATATTTTTACAAATTATGGAAACGCGGATTTAGCGGATTTATTAAAAAAAGCTAATACTTTAAATAAACCACTAATAATCTATTTTACAGGTTATGGTTGCATAAATTCAAGGAAGATTGAAAAAAACATATTATCTGAAGATGTGATTTACGAAAAACTTAAAAATCAGTTTTATTTTGTGAGTCTTTATCTAGATGATAAAACCCAATTAGCAAATTCTGAAAAATTTACATCAACATCTACCGGAATATTAATTACAACTATTGGGCAGAAACATTCAAATTTACAAATCGAAAAATTTAGTGTGAATATGCAACCATATTTTGCTATCCTTGATTCAAACGGGCATATTATTGCAACAGAAAGCTATTTGACTGATAAAGATAACTTTATGAAATTTATAAATAAGGGATTGAACACAAAATAA
- a CDS encoding DoxX family protein: MVNLSIIAQLIVAISIIIVWVFRFDNIVKEFKQYGLSDLTRTIVGATKIALATLLVAGIWYPSLVLIPALLMAFLMISAQYFHFKVNNPWQKRIPSLFLLLLCLFIAGVTLNLIA; this comes from the coding sequence ATGGTAAATTTATCAATTATTGCGCAACTGATTGTTGCTATTTCTATTATTATTGTATGGGTATTTCGTTTCGATAATATCGTGAAAGAATTTAAACAATATGGCTTAAGTGATCTAACACGCACGATTGTAGGGGCCACTAAAATAGCTTTGGCAACATTACTTGTGGCTGGTATCTGGTATCCTTCACTGGTTCTAATTCCCGCACTTTTGATGGCTTTCCTTATGATAAGCGCACAGTATTTTCATTTCAAAGTGAATAACCCTTGGCAAAAACGTATACCCTCGTTGTTTCTTTTGCTACTATGTCTTTTTATTGCTGGCGTAACTCTTAATTTAATTGCCTAA
- a CDS encoding DUF4157 domain-containing protein, whose translation MKERIQKKENKTGLPDNLKSGIENLSGMSMDQVKVHYNSDKPAQLNSLAYAKGTDIHLAPGQEKHLPHEVWHVVQQQKGRVKATMQVKDNVMITTESALEEEADIMGVQASVNLEKLDH comes from the coding sequence ATGAAAGAAAGGATACAAAAAAAAGAAAACAAAACTGGATTACCCGATAATCTAAAATCAGGCATAGAAAATCTCTCAGGGATGTCAATGGATCAGGTGAAAGTACATTACAATTCTGACAAACCAGCGCAGTTGAATTCACTGGCTTATGCCAAAGGAACAGATATCCATCTAGCTCCGGGACAAGAAAAGCATTTGCCGCATGAAGTATGGCATGTTGTACAACAGCAAAAAGGCCGGGTAAAAGCAACTATGCAAGTAAAAGATAATGTGATGATCACTACCGAAAGTGCATTGGAAGAAGAGGCTGATATAATGGGAGTGCAAGCGTCAGTTAATTTAGAAAAACTTGATCACTAA
- a CDS encoding rhodanese-like domain-containing protein: MKIENLIKEKACTIVDVRTHEEFMGGHVADSINIPMGEIQERMEELKNLKAPLILCCASGNRSGQAQHFLSQKGIDCYNGGSWLDVNYFQSQTT, from the coding sequence ATGAAAATAGAAAACTTGATTAAAGAAAAAGCATGCACCATCGTAGATGTACGAACACATGAAGAATTCATGGGCGGTCATGTCGCAGATTCCATTAATATTCCAATGGGAGAAATACAGGAAAGAATGGAAGAATTAAAGAATTTAAAAGCACCATTAATACTTTGTTGCGCATCAGGAAACCGAAGTGGACAAGCGCAACATTTTCTTTCACAAAAGGGAATTGATTGCTATAATGGCGGTTCATGGCTAGATGTAAATTACTTTCAATCACAAACCACTTAA
- a CDS encoding type II toxin-antitoxin system PemK/MazF family toxin, protein MQINQYEIWIADLNPQIGTEAGKSRQVLIVQTNLLNKISHPSTIVCPITTNVQDDSEILRVHLKKGIANLHDNCDIMIDQIRAIDNKRLIKKVGKLPTDLIEKIKENIAIIIDIE, encoded by the coding sequence ATGCAGATTAATCAATATGAAATTTGGATTGCTGACTTGAATCCACAAATAGGAACTGAAGCAGGTAAATCTAGACAAGTCCTTATAGTTCAAACAAACTTACTAAATAAAATATCACACCCATCAACAATCGTTTGTCCAATAACTACAAATGTTCAAGATGATTCTGAAATTTTAAGAGTTCATCTTAAGAAAGGAATAGCAAATTTACACGATAATTGCGACATAATGATTGACCAAATTCGAGCAATCGACAACAAAAGATTGATTAAAAAGGTTGGAAAATTACCAACTGATTTGATAGAAAAAATAAAAGAAAATATTGCGATTATTATTGATATAGAATAA